A region from the Chitinophaga sp. Cy-1792 genome encodes:
- a CDS encoding ribonuclease inhibitor gives MQMNNVVCPVDKVIPGFSFQREDLDPILQFLAENQPLPAADKAFPVGTITSDGRLDMCKQKLGVEGMQLVAQALHRNTQVKHLLLGTNAFGNPGAAAIAALVAANNTVETVYLGCNYMDHQGAAAICEALAENTAVRGLWFKRNPIGPQSIPAIIQLLKQNTRIRTLDLVNTLAGEAFRTLLHYLKENNSVERLYLSGNYLTADMMTAVSDMLEENKSVKALFLSVNNIGDAGVAHLLRGLQRNTTLEQLSLSSCGIEAAGMEQLHSVVMRQPSLKYIDLGHAPSAKALGAKANQPVKDSVMKDYPAMPVDFIHPDTKAIKSVYR, from the coding sequence ATGCAGATGAATAACGTTGTATGTCCCGTAGATAAAGTGATCCCCGGGTTTTCCTTTCAACGGGAAGACCTTGATCCTATCTTACAATTTCTGGCAGAGAACCAGCCATTGCCAGCGGCCGACAAGGCTTTTCCTGTTGGCACCATCACCAGCGACGGCCGCCTCGATATGTGTAAGCAAAAACTTGGCGTTGAAGGTATGCAGCTGGTGGCACAGGCGCTGCACCGTAACACACAGGTGAAGCATTTATTACTTGGCACGAATGCCTTCGGAAATCCGGGCGCAGCGGCTATTGCAGCACTGGTTGCAGCAAACAACACCGTTGAAACCGTCTATCTCGGCTGTAATTATATGGACCACCAGGGAGCAGCAGCCATCTGCGAAGCACTGGCTGAAAACACCGCAGTAAGAGGATTATGGTTCAAGCGAAATCCGATCGGGCCACAGAGTATCCCTGCTATCATTCAGCTATTAAAACAAAATACCCGCATTCGTACGCTGGACCTGGTAAATACCCTTGCCGGAGAAGCGTTCCGCACCCTGTTGCATTACCTGAAAGAAAATAATTCCGTAGAAAGATTATACCTGAGCGGTAATTACCTGACTGCTGATATGATGACCGCTGTCAGCGATATGCTGGAAGAAAATAAGTCGGTGAAAGCACTGTTCCTGAGTGTAAATAATATCGGCGATGCGGGCGTAGCACATCTGTTACGCGGCCTGCAACGAAACACAACCCTGGAACAACTGAGTCTTTCCAGTTGTGGCATTGAAGCAGCAGGTATGGAACAGCTACATTCCGTTGTTATGCGCCAGCCTTCCTTAAAATATATAGACCTGGGCCATGCCCCTTCTGCAAAGGCTTTGGGCGCAAAAGCAAATCAACCGGTAAAAGATTCTGTGATGAAAGATTATCCGGCTATGCCTGTAGATTTTATTCATCCGGATACGAAAGCGATTAAAAGCGTATATCGCTAG
- a CDS encoding S1/P1 nuclease gives MAILTLLLSSWGNVGHQTIGKIAQNHLSPKASLAVKDLLGDQSLADVASWADEVRNQDEYKETAPWHFLNLPLGLDRKAFETQVLATPDQNVFSALTQLEKELADPATPREKKIVALKFIVHLVGDLHQPMHISRKEDKGGNTIQLNYEGKGTNLHSLWDSRLISTQGLTYQQMAEKLDDVGKRKIKQWQRDPAMQWIWESYQVSSQLYAQVDAMNGRSIGKEYYEQHIPVINERIQQAGIRLAAVLNEAFK, from the coding sequence ATGGCTATACTTACACTGTTATTATCCTCCTGGGGAAATGTCGGACATCAAACCATCGGTAAAATTGCACAGAACCACCTGTCTCCAAAGGCCAGCCTGGCAGTCAAAGACCTTTTAGGTGATCAGTCACTGGCAGATGTGGCATCCTGGGCCGATGAAGTACGCAACCAGGATGAATACAAGGAGACTGCTCCCTGGCATTTTCTGAACCTGCCACTGGGCCTTGACCGCAAGGCTTTTGAGACGCAGGTGCTCGCAACGCCAGACCAGAACGTGTTCAGCGCATTAACACAACTGGAAAAAGAACTCGCCGATCCGGCTACTCCACGCGAGAAGAAAATTGTTGCACTGAAATTTATTGTGCACCTCGTGGGAGATTTACATCAGCCAATGCATATCAGCAGAAAGGAAGATAAAGGTGGTAACACCATCCAGCTGAATTATGAAGGGAAAGGTACTAATCTTCACAGCCTGTGGGATAGTCGCCTGATCAGCACCCAGGGCCTCACTTACCAGCAGATGGCAGAAAAACTGGATGATGTAGGTAAGCGTAAAATCAAGCAGTGGCAGCGTGATCCGGCTATGCAATGGATCTGGGAAAGCTACCAGGTAAGCAGCCAGCTGTATGCACAGGTGGACGCCATGAATGGCCGTAGCATCGGTAAGGAATATTATGAGCAGCATATCCCGGTAATCAATGAAAGAATTCAACAGGCAGGTATTCGCCTCGCAGCCGTGTTGAATGAAGCGTTTAAATAA
- a CDS encoding bifunctional 2-polyprenyl-6-hydroxyphenol methylase/3-demethylubiquinol 3-O-methyltransferase UbiG: MKENKYDDPQFFGAYSNMNRSQKGLEGAGEWHALKAMLPSFTGKTVLDLGCGFGWHDRYAIEQGATAVTGVDISEKMLARAREINGLPGISYIRQPIEDIHFPDGSFDMVISSLAFHYIAAFDALCEKVAHCLRPGGNFVFSVEHPVFTAAGKQDWYYAADGSILHWPVDHYFSEGERQTVFLGTQVTKYHRTLTTYLQTLISKGFTIQQVVEPQPDEAMLKAFEGMENELRRPMMLLISAVLQ; the protein is encoded by the coding sequence ATGAAAGAGAATAAATACGATGATCCACAGTTTTTTGGCGCATACAGTAATATGAACCGCTCACAGAAAGGCCTGGAGGGCGCAGGCGAATGGCATGCACTCAAAGCGATGCTCCCCTCCTTCACCGGAAAAACGGTACTTGACCTGGGATGTGGGTTCGGATGGCACGACCGCTATGCCATAGAACAGGGCGCCACTGCGGTTACCGGCGTAGATATCTCTGAAAAAATGCTGGCAAGGGCAAGGGAAATAAACGGTTTGCCAGGCATTTCGTATATCCGGCAACCAATAGAGGATATACATTTCCCCGACGGAAGCTTTGATATGGTGATAAGCTCACTGGCCTTCCATTATATAGCAGCCTTTGATGCGCTCTGTGAAAAAGTAGCACATTGCCTGCGGCCAGGCGGCAACTTCGTATTCTCTGTAGAGCATCCTGTATTTACTGCCGCCGGCAAGCAGGACTGGTACTATGCTGCTGACGGAAGCATCCTCCACTGGCCGGTAGATCATTATTTCAGCGAGGGCGAAAGACAAACTGTTTTTCTGGGCACACAGGTAACGAAATATCACCGCACACTGACCACCTACCTGCAAACGCTGATCAGCAAAGGGTTTACTATCCAACAGGTAGTGGAACCACAGCCAGATGAAGCCATGCTAAAGGCTTTTGAAGGAATGGAAAACGAATTGCGCAGACCAATGATGCTGCTGATAAGTGCCGTATTGCAATAA